A window from Drosophila miranda strain MSH22 chromosome Y unlocalized genomic scaffold, D.miranda_PacBio2.1 Contig_Y2_pilon, whole genome shotgun sequence encodes these proteins:
- the LOC117194023 gene encoding integrator complex subunit 8-like, giving the protein MDDPLKPKPVPLAAETVLWFEFLLDPHKITQHLQRAHPEPSALELIMQFISVTPDTAVASVGTPGSDLQNLPGATVGGAVNSPTPAASAPLNVCPLAQQQQWPEENGLDLTRKQLALKILELKVATWLRWDLDMLDNNLPVLMQLVLLRDLCTISYGRNLSIPLASDFDLKISAFGNERAARFALTIYHRLLLRLQLVKESSPFRFQPIDQLQQFLESPTQPSIEYLQQLCASSKPFYVFHYESFVTLHCDDVSTGQNYDIMHLITPQELRAQINYELAHYYLYTKQYVLAREAAAACNNNLQAISPQTTLYFCHIRPVELEGLLLACGISAQKHTLMERFHQSLLNNYAEIVTILRLDNHAREIPLVSRRNLELDLEGAISTGQLKDTMQLQLQVAALNMVRIIFEWGSIFGSVEYFEKYRELDYLPPLVEALTEVLPNCNKAQQSALKHFLIDCMLHQAQPQQSKQLLQIVRDLGIFTVEELDDLDDQMLQAAPPVPNSSLASLTDWMCHSKSARVDVAALERQLISCENANTVRILLVKLCGTAPGKPLCFISPSWDVPQPLKAMVMAMPVSFLQDFSYVLLGKARELATRGDYIEAVSMLSVLKSETQRQEIAGNTQLMCKLLTWEILNIQITQSLEEWHQNPLDLQSLGARCKQCLSVLQAGDSILPRPDILESCAIMLLNLTDFPPLLYLEKRTGPLELTLAFAATFIEMEKMKTNKKVSRDAWELMVSMFLNVPKRSTPSSGGSSSLQTFLQRVRHQNIFGLAISMLGKLHNILKDDPNHDLSCEYMHLWPTSVNNPISFSLRSVCETLQWLLSEALSYYPQTISWLKMKGDLDLAIGNNESAMRCYVNALVTGTDYCTMPLQRNVADDYVIRKMIRCAANLGCHMQATVLCQFLEEIDYGIVFKNLSEKSSNFTDAMDSYYSCIWDTTLLEFIVNLHAKRGEHSRKLEAISMMGTLELNANNNEEIKRESAMVRKSRFIRALAKQYLL; this is encoded by the exons ATGGATGATCCGCTCAAACCCAAGCCGGTGCCACTGGCGGCCGAGACGGTCTTGTGGTTTGAATTCCTGCTCGATCCGCACAAGATAACGCAGCACCTGCAGCGCGCACATCCCG AACCCAGCGCCCTCGAGTTGATCATGCAGTTCATCAGCGTGACGCCGGACACGGCGGTAGCGTCCGTGGGGACGCCTGGAAGTGACCTGCAAAACCTGCCGGGCGCCACTGTGGGAGGAGCAGTGAATTCACCCACGCCCGCGGCTTCAGCACCTCTCAATGTCTGCCCGCTcgcacagcaacagcagtggcCAGAGGAGAATGGGCTGGATCTCACCAGAAAGCAGTTGGCACTGAAAATTCTCGAGTTGAAGGTTGCCACATGGCTGCGATGGGACCTAGACATGCTGGATAATAACCTGCCCGTGCTAATGCAGCTCGTCTTGCTGCGTGATCTCTGCACCATTAGCTATGGCCGCAATCTGAGCATACCCCTTGCAAGTGACTTCGATTTGAAAATAT CCGCATTTGGGAACGAGCGAGCTGCGAGGTTTGCCCTCACCATCTATCACCGCCTACTGCTACGGCTGCAGCTCGTCAAGGAGAGTTCTCCTTTCAGATTCCAGCCGATCGATCAGCTGCAACAGTTCCTGGAGTCGCCAACGCAGCCTTCGATTGAGTATCTGCAGCAGCTTTGCGCATCCAGCAAGCCGTTCTACGTGTTCCACTACGAAAGCTTTGTGACCCTGCATTGTGATGATGTCAGCACTGGCCAGAACTACGACATAATGCATCTGATCACCCCCCAGGAGCTGCGGGCCCAAATCAACTACGAGCTGGCCCACTATTACCTGTACACCAAACAGTATGTGCTGGCGAGGGAGGCGGCTGCCGCCTGCAACAACAACTTGCAGGCGATATCACCGCAGACCACCCTGTACTTCTGTCACATTCGGCCCGTGGAGCTGgaggggctgctgctggcctgcGGAATCAGCGCCCAGAAGCATACTCTGATGGAGCGTTTCCATCAATCGTTGCTGAACAACTATGCGGAGATTGTGACGATTCTGCGGCTGGATAACCATGCACGCGAAATTCCGCTGGTCAGTAGACGCAATCTGGAGCTGGACCTTGAGGGCGCCATCTCTACGGGACAGCTCAAGGATACGATGCAACTGCAGCTGCAGGTGGCGGCCCTCAATATGGTGCGGATCATCTTCGAATGGGGCAGCATATTTGGCAGCGTGGAGTACTTTGAGAAGTATCGCGAGCTGGACTATCTGCCGCCTCTTGTGGAGGCCTTGACAGAGGTGCTGCCCAACTGCAACAAGGCGCAACAGTCAGCCCTCAAGCATTTCCTCATCGACTGTATGCTCCACcaggcacagccacagcagTCGAAGCAGTTGCTGCAGATCGTGCGGGATTTGGGTATCTTCACGGTCGAGGAGCTGGACGATTTGGATGATCAGATGCTGCAGGCAGCCCCTCCCGTGCCGAACAGTTCTCTGGCCTCGCTCACTGACTGGATGTGCCACTCCAAAA GTGCCCGTGTGGACGTCGCTGCCCTAGAGCGGCAACTGATCAGCTGTGAGAATGCGAACACCGTGAGGATTCTGCTAGTGAAGCTGTGTGGAACGGCGCCGGGAAAACCCCTGTGTTTCATAAGTCCCAGCTGGGATGTGCCTCAGCCACTAAAGGCAATGGTCATGGCGATGCCAGTGAGTTTCCTGCAGGATTTCAGCTACGTGCTGCTCGGAAAGGCGCGAGAACTGGCGACGAGGGGCGACTACATTGAGGCCGTGTCCATGCTGAGTGTGTTAAAGTCAGAGACGCAGCGCCAGGAGATAGCCGGTAATACTCAGTTGATGTGCAAGCTGCTCACGTGGGAGATTCTGAACATACAGATAACGCAGAGCCTGGAGGAGTGGCACCAGAATCCGCTCGACCTGCAGTCGCTGGGAGCGCGATGCAAGCAGTGTCTAAGTGTACTCCAGGCGGGCGACTCCATATTGCCTAGGCCGGACATACTCGAAAGCTGTGCCATTATGCTGCTCAATCTGacagatttcccgccactCCTCTACCTGGAAAAGCGGACAGGTCCTCTCGAACTAACTCTGGCCTTTGCAGCCACCTTCATTGAAATGGAAAAGATGAAGACCAACAAGAAGGTGTCTCGCGATGCGTGGGAGCTGATGGTGAGCATGTTCCTCAATGTGCCCAAGCGTTCAACGCCATCGAGTGGCGGCAGTAGCTCTCTCCAGACATTCTTGCAACGTGTTCGCCATCAGAATATATTTGGTCTGGCCATCTCCATGCTGGGAAAGCTGCACAACATACTCAAGGATGATCCCAATCACGATCTGAGCTGTGAATACATGCACCTCTGGCCCACCAGCGTTAACAA CCCCATTAGCTTTAGCCTGCGTAGTGTTTGCGAGACTCTTCAGTGGCTGCTGTCCGAGGCTCTGTCATACTATCCGCAGACCATTTCCTGGCTTAAAATGAAGGGCGACCTGGACCTGGCCATCGGGAATAACGAATCCGCGATGCGGTGCTATGTAAATGCCCTGGTGACCGGAACGGACTACTGCACGATGCCGCTGCAGCGCAATGTGGCGGATGACTATGTCATTCGCAAGATGATTCGCTGTGCCGCCAATTTGGGCTGTCATATGCAGGCCACCGTCCTGTGTCAGTTTCTCGAGGAAATCGACTATGGGATTGTGTTTAAAAATCTCAGCGAGAAGTCGTCAAACTTCACCGATGCCATGGATTCGTACTACAGCTGCATATGGGACACCACGCTTCTGGAGTTCATTGTCAATCTGCATGCGAAACGAGGCGAGCACAGTCGAAAACTGGAGGCG ATCTCCATGATGGGCACTTTGGAGCTGAATGCCAATAACAACGAGGAAATCAAACGAGAAAGCGCCATGGTGCGCAAGTCTCGCTTCATTCGCGCCCTGGCCAAGCAGTATTTGCTGTAG
- the LOC117194025 gene encoding flap endonuclease 1-like, which produces MGILGLSKLIADLAPQAIRESEMKHLFGRKVAIDASMCLYQFLIAVRSEGAQLETVNGDPTSHLMGIFYRTILLLDNGIKPVYVFDGKPPVLKSGELAKRAERREEAEKALKAATDAGDDAEIEKFNRRLVRVTKEHAREAKELLSLMGVPDVDAPCEAEAQCAALVKAGKVYATATEDMDALTFGSTKLLRYLTYSEARKMPVKEFSYDKVLEGLEVNNREFIDLCILLGCDYCENIKGIGPKRAIELINNYRDIETILDNLDTSKYTVPENWNYKVARELFIEPEVADASAIDLKWTEPDEEGLVKFLCGDRQFSEERVRNGAKKLFKSKHARTQVRLDSFFKTLPSTPNAVNAAKRKAEEAKKSANNKKAKTSGGAARGRRPK; this is translated from the exons ATGGGAATTTTGGGCTTATCAAAGCTCATAGCGGACCTGGCGCCCCAGGCCATACGTGAGAGTGAAATGAAGCATTTGTTTG GTCGTAAGGTGGCTATCGATGCCAGTATGTGCTTGTACCAGTTCCTCATAGCAGTGCGGTCGGAGGGAGCTCAGCTGGAGACAGTCAACGGAGATCCCACGTCCCATTTGATGGGCATATTTTATCGCACCATCCTACTACTGGACAACGGAATAAAGCCTGTGTATGTGTTTGATGGTAAGCCTCCAGTTTTGAAGTCTGGGGAATTGGCCAAGCGTGCCGAGCGCCGTGAGGAGGCGGAGAAGGCCCTAAAGGCTGCCACGGACGCCGGCGATGACGCGGAGATCGAGAAATTCAATCGTCGCCTGGTTCGAGTTACCAAAGAGCATGCTCGCGAAGCCAAGGAACTGCTGTCCCTGATGGGAGTTCCCGATGTAGACGCCCCCTGTGAGGCAGAGGCACAGTGTGCAGCGCTCGTCAAGGCTGGAAAGGTGTATGCCACGGCGACGGAGGATATGGATGCGCTGACATTTGGGTCAACAAAGCTGCTTAGGTATCTCACATACAGCGAGGCCCGTAAGATGCCGGTCAAGGAGTTTAGCTACGACAAGGTGCTCGAGGGTCTAGAGGTCAACAACCGCGAGTTCATCGATCTATGCATCCTCCTGGGCTGCGACTACTGCGAGAACATCAAGGGCATCGGCCCGAAACGTGCCATAGAGTTGATCAACAACTATAGGGATATTGAGACCATACTGGATAACCTGGACACCAGCAAGTACACGGTGCCCGAGAACTGGAACTACAAGGTGGCGCGCGAGCTTTTCATTGAGCCGGAGGTGGCCGATGCCTCTGCCATTGATCTCAAGTGGACGGAACCCGACGAAGAGGGACTGGTCAAGTTCCTCTGCGGGGACAGGCAGTTCAGCGAGGAGCGTGTTCGCAACGGTGCCAAAAAACTGTTCAAGTCCAAGCATGCTCGGACCCAAGTGCGACTGGATAGCTTCTTTAAAACATTGCCTAGCACACCGAATGCCGTGAATGCAGCCAAGCGGAAGGCCGAGGAGGCAAAAAAGAGTGCCAACAACAAGAAGGCAAAAACCAGCGGCGGTGCCGCACGTGGCAGAAGACCCAAATAG
- the LOC108158781 gene encoding protein DEK isoform X1 has protein sequence MDANKAAETATKENAADKVNEAKAVENAAAAAEDRDEESKGAEQGSDATTPPDDDGASATTADDVADKKPKGDTVEAPTPDSDAGASDKTEVSPDPVKKVSINNSKDSKKEDAKQEDEDENEDDADTQGNEEDDDEDKASDEESDRTTKTAADEKHKGSDAKDGAKGKTVAGADKSAPAKKPLSKPKNGKVEKAEDDDDEEAGDAGEDDGLDENNEVAEDDENVVALAEIDRINENINKTRVDGLQTLHALCFGAQGKNNVVKKNLRSFAGFEFAKDSTEYNKKLDAIKKVENKGLRSICEILTLDRKGSKNEIVMRVLKFLMEPDESLCLEQGDEDEEEPEDDLDEEEEEVSEDDKKRKSSKSGGRGSARNSSGRPRRTTAGKKMSAYGDLSSSEESEQKVPVTKRRRNDDSESGSDYNPSANSDSDAGRGGGGGGGGGAAKAGRNVSARGSRGRPARKSRRRNSDSEEEEESELSDADSDVPKRKRPAVTGKRGRPAVTSVAGRRGRGRGAPARKRKDSDSEEDDISEDEEEEELSEFGSDQSEDVRPKRSRKPTTPARNSKANNKSKPAGKADGRSKKSKKESSEEEDDDVDDKDESDEDEPLTKKGKMAFPTDEQIRGYVKEILDKANLEEITMKTVCKQVYAKYPEFDLTEKKDFIKATVKALIAT, from the exons ATG GATGCTAACAAAGCGGCAGAAACGGCAACAAAAGAGAATGCCGCCGACAAGGTAAACGAGGCGAAGGCAGTGGAGAATGCAGCGGCGGCCGCCGAGGACCGTGATGAAGAGTCGAAAGGAGCCGAACAGGGATCCGATGCAACGACACCCCCTGACGACGATGGGGCCTCCGCCACCACTGCTGATGACGTCGCTGATAAAAAGCCCAAAGGAGACACAGTGGAAGCCCCCACCCCCGACTCGGATGCAG GCGCATCGGACAAAACGGAGGTATCGCCTGATCCGGTGAAGAAGGTTAGCATTAACAACAGCAAGGATTCAAAGAAGGAGGATGCAAAAcaggaggatgaggatgaaAACGAAGACGATGCCGATACTCAAGGGAATGAGGAGGACGATGACGAGGACAAGGCTAGCGATGAGGAGAGCGACAGGACCACTAAAACCGCTGCAGACGAAAAACACAAAGGTAGTGATGCCAAGGATGGGGCCAAGGGAAAGACAGTTGCGGGAGCTGACAAATCGGCCCCAGCCAAGAAACCATTGTCGAAGCCCAAAAATGGTAAGGTGGAGAAGGcagaggacgacgacgacgaagaAGCCGGAGATGCTGGCGAGGACGATGGCCTGGATGAGAACAATGAGGTGGCAGAGGACGATGAGAATGTCGTGGCTTTGGCGGAGATTGATCGCATCAATGAGAACATCAACAAGACTCGTGTCGACGGCCTACAGACCCTACATGCG CTCTGTTTTGGGGCCCAAGGCAAAAACAATGTTGTGAAGAAGAATCTGCGCTCCTTTGCTGGATTCGAGTTCGCCAAGGACTCGACGGAATACAACAAGAAACTCGATGCCATCAAGAAGGTGGAAAACAAAGGACTTCGGAGCATTTGCGAGATTCTCACATTGGATCGCAAAGGCAGCAAGAATGAAATCGTAATGCGAGTGCTCAAATTTCTAATGGAGCCAGACGAATCGCTGTGCTTGGAGCAGGGCGACGAAGACGAGGAGGAGCCAGAGGATGACCTGGACGAAGAAGAGGAAGAGGTCAGCGAGGATGACAAGAAACGCAAGAGCAGCAAGTCGGGTGGCAGAGGATCTGCTCGCAACTCTAGCGGACGTCCCCGGCGCACGACGGCTGGCAAAA AAATGTCTGCGTACGGTGACTTGTCCAGCTCCGAGGAGAGCGAGCAGAAAGTTCCGGTGACCAAGCGGAGACGCAACGATGACTCAGAGTCGGGTTCAGAC TACAATCCTTCGGCCAACTCAGACTCTGATGCCGGtcgtggcggcggcggcggcggtggtggtggtgccgCTAAAGCTGGTCGCAACGTGTCTGCACGAGGCAGTCGGGGTCGTCCAGCGCGCAAGAGTCGGCGAAGAAATTCGGATTCTGAGGAAGAAGAGGAGTCCGAACTATCCGATGCCGATAGCGAT GTTCCGAAGCGCAAGCGCCCAGCCGTAACTGGTAAGCGTGGGAGACCGGCGGTCACTTCCGTGGCTGGACGACGGGGACGTGGACGGGGGGCACCTGCGCgaaaacgcaaagattccgaCAGCGAAGAGGATGACATTTCCGaagatgaggaggaggaggaactGTCGGAGTTTGGCAGCGACCAAAGTGAG GATGTACGCCCCAAGAGGAGTAGGAAGCCCACAACGCCTGCGAGAAATAGCAAAGCTAATAACAAGTCAAAACCAGCTGGAAAGG CCGATGGTCGATCAAAAAAATCAAAGAAAGAATCGtccgaggaggaggatgatGATGTCGATGACAAAGATGAGTCTGACGAGGATGAGCCACTAACCAAAAAGGGCAAAATGGCATTCCCAACG GATGAGCAAATACGCGGCTATGTCAAAGAAATATTGGATAAGGCAAATCTGGAGGAGATAACCATGAAAACAGTTTGCAAGCAAGTCTATGCGAAATATCCAGAATTTGATCTAACAGAAAAGAAAGACTTCATTAAGGCCACAGTAAAAGCG TTAATTGCGACATAA